One stretch of Cohnella algarum DNA includes these proteins:
- a CDS encoding aldehyde dehydrogenase family protein has translation MAVETAIRTYRNLIGGEWTESASGRTFESANPARRSDIVGRFQASVAADVEQAIAAADKAFPAWKATPPGKRAELLYKAADLLEADAAKIAEEITREEGKPLAAAKAEAKRSAQTLRYYAFEGLNIAGATLASDDPTTFVYTKKEPLGVVSVITPWNFPLSIPARKIAPALAAGNTVVFKPASDTPLVALRLAEALHAAGLPPGVLNFVTGPASATGATLVSHPAVKAVTFTGSTASGESIRRSARLSTRLQMELGGKNPLLVLEDADIGHAVELAIKGGFELTGQACTGTSRIIVMERVHDEFVERLVEAAKALVVGSGLAAGADIGPLANESQLRNVLDYIEIGKAEGARLAFGGEWLREGEYAEGYYVRPAIFAGAKPEMRIAREEIFGPVLAVLKAKCFKEAVRIANDAEYGLSASIVTSDYNRMQYFIDHIQSGVVKVNRTTTGNAINAPFGGVKLSSTATFRESGRDALDFYTCSKTVYHGVQELKFCCGK, from the coding sequence ATGGCAGTCGAAACGGCGATCCGAACGTACAGAAATTTGATCGGCGGCGAATGGACCGAATCGGCAAGCGGCCGCACGTTTGAAAGCGCGAATCCCGCGAGGCGCTCCGATATCGTCGGCCGCTTTCAGGCGTCCGTCGCGGCCGACGTCGAGCAGGCGATCGCGGCGGCCGACAAGGCGTTCCCGGCATGGAAGGCGACGCCGCCGGGCAAGCGGGCCGAGCTGCTGTACAAAGCGGCCGATTTGCTCGAAGCCGATGCGGCGAAAATCGCGGAGGAAATCACGCGCGAGGAGGGCAAGCCGCTTGCCGCCGCCAAGGCGGAAGCGAAGCGGTCGGCGCAGACGCTGCGCTACTACGCTTTCGAGGGGCTGAACATCGCGGGAGCGACGCTGGCCTCCGATGACCCGACGACGTTCGTCTATACGAAAAAAGAACCGCTCGGCGTCGTCTCGGTCATTACGCCCTGGAACTTTCCGCTAAGCATTCCGGCCCGCAAGATCGCCCCGGCGCTCGCCGCGGGCAACACGGTCGTCTTCAAGCCGGCGTCGGACACGCCGCTCGTCGCGCTGCGCCTTGCCGAAGCGCTGCATGCCGCCGGTCTGCCGCCGGGCGTGCTCAACTTCGTCACCGGCCCGGCGTCGGCGACGGGAGCGACGCTCGTCTCGCATCCCGCCGTCAAGGCGGTGACGTTCACCGGCTCGACCGCCTCGGGGGAGAGCATCCGGCGCAGCGCGAGGCTGTCGACGCGCCTGCAAATGGAGCTCGGCGGCAAAAATCCGCTGCTCGTGCTCGAAGACGCCGACATCGGGCATGCGGTCGAGCTTGCGATCAAAGGCGGGTTCGAGCTGACCGGGCAGGCGTGCACCGGCACGAGCCGGATCATCGTCATGGAGCGGGTGCATGACGAGTTCGTCGAGCGGCTCGTCGAGGCGGCGAAAGCGCTCGTCGTCGGCAGCGGCCTGGCGGCCGGCGCGGATATCGGACCGCTGGCCAACGAAAGCCAGCTCCGCAACGTGCTGGACTACATCGAAATCGGGAAAGCCGAGGGGGCGAGGCTTGCTTTCGGCGGCGAATGGCTGCGGGAGGGGGAGTACGCCGAAGGCTATTACGTGCGTCCGGCGATCTTCGCCGGGGCGAAGCCGGAGATGCGAATCGCCCGCGAGGAAATTTTCGGCCCGGTTCTCGCGGTCCTGAAAGCAAAATGCTTCAAGGAGGCGGTCCGGATCGCCAACGACGCCGAGTACGGCTTGTCGGCTTCGATCGTCACGTCCGATTACAACCGGATGCAGTATTTTATCGACCATATCCAGTCGGGGGTGGTCAAGGTGAACCGGACGACGACCGGCAACGCGATCAACGCCCCGTTCGGCGGCGTGAAGCTGTCGAGCACGGCGACATTCCGCGAATCCGGGAGGGACGCGCTCGATTTTTACACCTGTTCGAAGACCGTATACCACGGCGTTCAGGAGCTGAAATTTTGCTGCGGCAAGTAA
- a CDS encoding GlcG/HbpS family heme-binding protein, which yields MKSALKLELEEAKIMVEAAKKAAAGANALQSICIVDEGGYVIALERMNGARITGPEIAIAKAFTASGHKRSTHLFTRPGGPATVTGEAFGIHAMMPGKFAIFVGGFPIVVNGEVIGGVGVSGGNGEQDIAVGTAALAALQAHLGPDYEVRVEADIKL from the coding sequence ATGAAATCGGCGCTCAAGCTGGAGCTTGAGGAAGCGAAAATCATGGTGGAAGCGGCGAAAAAGGCGGCGGCCGGCGCGAACGCGCTGCAGTCGATCTGCATCGTCGACGAGGGAGGATACGTCATCGCGTTGGAAAGGATGAACGGGGCGCGCATTACCGGTCCGGAAATCGCCATCGCCAAAGCGTTCACGGCGAGCGGGCACAAACGCTCAACCCATCTGTTCACTCGGCCGGGGGGACCGGCGACCGTGACGGGGGAAGCGTTCGGGATCCATGCGATGATGCCCGGGAAATTCGCGATTTTCGTCGGCGGGTTCCCGATCGTCGTCAACGGGGAGGTGATCGGCGGCGTCGGCGTCAGCGGCGGAAACGGGGAGCAGGATATTGCCGTCGGCACGGCCGCGCTTGCCGCGCTGCAAGCGCATTTGGGTCCCGATTACGAAGTGCGGGTCGAGGCCGACATCAAGCTGTAA
- a CDS encoding GntR family transcriptional regulator yields the protein MPDAPLVWKEEELSPIRDKVYEYIKQSIVAGVYKSGDRIVERELADQLNVSRTPIREALFRLETQGFVKTLPRKGVVVSSLSPEEIVEIFTILSALEGLAMKQAAQKADAAQREEMSRILEEIEQALAAPDNDFEKERWKFHFAINDVVCRAAKSPRLAAMLDDLSDYIRSFVQVGYDLPGRQRKATEEHRDLIRAVRDGEADLAETYIKVHLENAKKAYLEALGKTAG from the coding sequence ATGCCAGATGCGCCGCTCGTATGGAAAGAAGAAGAATTGAGCCCGATCCGGGACAAAGTTTACGAATATATCAAGCAATCCATCGTCGCGGGCGTTTACAAGTCGGGCGACCGCATCGTCGAGCGCGAGCTTGCCGACCAGCTGAACGTCAGCCGCACGCCGATCCGGGAGGCGCTGTTTCGCCTGGAAACGCAAGGCTTCGTCAAAACGCTGCCGCGCAAGGGCGTCGTCGTTTCTTCGCTGTCGCCGGAGGAAATCGTCGAGATTTTTACGATATTATCCGCGCTCGAAGGCCTGGCGATGAAGCAGGCCGCGCAGAAGGCCGACGCCGCGCAGCGGGAGGAAATGAGCCGCATTCTCGAGGAAATCGAGCAGGCGCTGGCGGCGCCGGACAACGATTTCGAAAAGGAGCGGTGGAAGTTCCATTTTGCCATCAACGACGTCGTTTGCCGCGCCGCCAAAAGCCCGCGCCTGGCCGCGATGCTGGACGATCTGTCCGACTATATCCGCTCGTTCGTCCAGGTGGGGTACGATCTCCCCGGCCGCCAGCGCAAGGCGACCGAGGAGCATCGGGATTTGATCCGGGCGGTGCGGGACGGAGAGGCCGATCTGGCGGAAACGTATATCAAAGTTCATCTGGAAAACGCCAAAAAGGCGTATTTGGAGGCCCTCGGCAAAACCGCGGGATAG
- a CDS encoding 2Fe-2S iron-sulfur cluster-binding protein: MPAITLHHNGRIYRQEVEPNSNLVVLAGIRKFPNLKYGCGMGKCTKCAVRVLSGAEGLPEPNWKETKMLGDRLAGGYRLACQLFIAHDLEISQD; this comes from the coding sequence ATGCCTGCGATTACCCTGCATCACAACGGACGGATTTATCGGCAGGAGGTCGAGCCGAACAGCAACCTGGTCGTACTGGCCGGAATACGCAAATTTCCGAACTTGAAATACGGCTGCGGGATGGGCAAGTGCACGAAGTGCGCGGTCCGGGTCCTGTCGGGAGCGGAGGGACTTCCGGAGCCGAATTGGAAAGAAACCAAAATGCTCGGCGACAGGCTAGCGGGCGGATACCGTCTTGCCTGCCAGCTTTTTATCGCGCACGATCTGGAAATAAGCCAGGATTGA
- a CDS encoding 2Fe-2S iron-sulfur cluster-binding protein → MPTVTFQTSGKSIEVAQDANLLRTSIRYEGSVPYKCGGGICGTCKVRIVDGFEFLSKTMKKEVDRLGPEWLEQGYRLACQTFVSGDVTIAWGDEDLERLNKIAQRRIQAAQ, encoded by the coding sequence ATGCCGACCGTCACTTTCCAAACTTCCGGCAAATCGATCGAAGTCGCCCAAGACGCCAACCTGCTCCGAACGTCCATCCGCTACGAGGGCTCCGTCCCTTACAAATGCGGAGGGGGCATCTGCGGCACCTGCAAGGTGCGCATCGTCGACGGGTTCGAGTTTCTGTCCAAAACGATGAAGAAGGAAGTCGACCGGCTCGGTCCGGAATGGCTCGAACAAGGCTACCGGCTCGCCTGTCAGACGTTCGTCAGCGGCGACGTGACGATCGCGTGGGGCGACGAAGACCTCGAACGGCTGAACAAAATCGCCCAGCGGCGCATTCAGGCGGCGCAGTAG
- a CDS encoding aspartate dehydrogenase, whose amino-acid sequence MEQARVGLIGFGAIGRDIAAMLGEGKAGRARLVGILVRNPDKVRKDEAGDGVLVTNEAAELWRCRPDIVVECAGHAAVRGYAEAALAEGAHLIVVSAGALADEALLARLTAAAAEAGRQVLVPSAAIGGLDRIAAASLGPMGEVRLVTRKPPAAWIGTPVERQIDLASLSEPVCVFEGAAREAARRFPESVNVSAALSLAGIGMDATRVSVHVDPTISHNAHRIEAEGTFGRIELEVRNAPSAANPKTGVIVAMSVVKAIRQFTAPIVIGI is encoded by the coding sequence ATGGAACAAGCAAGGGTCGGACTGATCGGCTTCGGAGCGATCGGCAGAGATATTGCGGCAATGCTTGGGGAAGGGAAGGCGGGACGAGCGAGGCTCGTCGGCATCCTGGTCCGCAATCCGGACAAGGTTAGGAAAGATGAGGCCGGAGACGGCGTGTTGGTCACGAACGAGGCGGCGGAGTTGTGGCGTTGCAGGCCGGATATCGTCGTGGAATGCGCGGGCCATGCCGCCGTTCGCGGCTATGCGGAAGCGGCGCTCGCCGAAGGCGCGCACCTGATCGTCGTCAGCGCGGGGGCGCTGGCCGACGAAGCGCTGCTCGCGCGCTTGACCGCCGCCGCCGCGGAAGCGGGGCGGCAGGTGCTCGTTCCGTCGGCGGCGATCGGCGGGCTCGACCGGATTGCGGCGGCCAGTCTCGGACCGATGGGGGAGGTGCGGCTCGTTACTCGCAAGCCGCCCGCCGCCTGGATCGGAACGCCGGTCGAGCGGCAGATCGATTTGGCCTCGTTGTCCGAGCCGGTTTGCGTATTCGAAGGCGCCGCCCGGGAGGCGGCGAGGCGGTTTCCCGAGAGCGTCAACGTTTCCGCCGCGCTCAGCCTAGCCGGCATCGGAATGGATGCGACGAGGGTGAGCGTGCATGTCGATCCGACGATAAGCCATAACGCGCACCGCATCGAAGCCGAGGGAACGTTCGGGCGAATCGAGCTCGAAGTCCGCAACGCGCCGTCCGCCGCGAATCCGAAAACGGGCGTCATCGTCGCGATGAGCGTCGTCAAGGCGATTCGCCAGTTTACCGCCCCGATCGTGATCGGGATATAA
- a CDS encoding DUF4157 domain-containing protein yields MIRNPNPDRSEAAPKQRLADPNRLPLEVQAKMEMAMDADFSDVTIHPNSASAAQVGALAYAQGTDIHFAPGQYDPFSRKGQQMIGHELAHVVQQKAGRVAPTGRTASGALLNESPHLEKEADALGAKAADTSIPASSAIQRMVDRTGAPPTARGSRGMLIQW; encoded by the coding sequence ATGATTCGGAACCCGAACCCCGATCGGTCCGAGGCCGCGCCGAAGCAGCGGCTGGCCGACCCGAACCGGCTGCCGCTGGAAGTTCAGGCGAAGATGGAGATGGCCATGGATGCCGACTTCTCCGACGTCACCATCCATCCGAATTCCGCTTCCGCCGCCCAGGTCGGGGCGCTTGCCTACGCGCAAGGCACGGATATTCACTTCGCGCCGGGCCAGTACGATCCGTTCAGCCGGAAAGGCCAGCAAATGATCGGGCACGAGCTTGCCCATGTCGTCCAGCAGAAGGCCGGACGGGTCGCTCCCACGGGGAGGACGGCGTCCGGGGCGTTGCTGAACGAAAGTCCCCATCTGGAAAAGGAAGCCGACGCGTTGGGCGCGAAAGCGGCCGACACGTCGATTCCGGCTTCGTCCGCGATTCAACGAATGGTCGACCGGACCGGCGCTCCGCCGACCGCGAGAGGATCGCGCGGCATGCTCATTCAGTGGTAG
- a CDS encoding VanZ family protein encodes MLESYLFPISYAFLSFPAAALLFTLPFLIVQYRRYGYVHKVRAVTLFLFLLYLLNAVYLILLPLPATIHNDPPAAESYAQWIPFHFVQDILNETAVDFERPATYWLLLRERAFLQVVFNVLLTVPFGIFLRYYFRARWATCLAWSFGLSLFFEVTQVTGIYGIYDYPYRLFDVDDLLANTAGGIVGYVAAEWLSRVLPAVDKLDENVDLSKKRVIYTRRGLAFMLDWMILLPAHVAFYALGIPVPYIVLIVFYFIVLPYFTEGRTFGKWMVRIRLKGKGERIGIGELGARYGLLYVLAGGPNVLFVVYGVRYFPKALLMLYAVGLFALNAAFAVHLLKCLFNRNRRLFYEVRSGTSHAVDGPGDRAEAGKKDEN; translated from the coding sequence ATGCTCGAGTCTTACCTGTTTCCGATTTCGTACGCGTTTTTGTCTTTTCCCGCGGCGGCGCTGCTGTTTACGCTGCCGTTCCTGATCGTGCAATACCGCAGGTACGGCTACGTTCACAAAGTCCGGGCCGTAACGCTGTTTTTGTTCCTGCTATATTTGCTGAACGCCGTTTATTTGATCCTTCTTCCGCTGCCCGCAACGATCCATAACGATCCTCCGGCGGCGGAATCCTACGCGCAATGGATCCCCTTCCATTTCGTGCAGGATATTCTGAACGAGACGGCCGTCGATTTCGAGCGCCCCGCGACCTACTGGCTTTTGCTCAGGGAACGGGCTTTCCTTCAGGTCGTCTTTAACGTGCTGCTTACGGTGCCGTTCGGCATCTTTTTGCGGTATTATTTTCGCGCCCGCTGGGCGACGTGCCTGGCCTGGTCGTTCGGGCTTTCGCTTTTTTTCGAGGTTACGCAGGTGACGGGCATTTACGGCATTTACGACTATCCTTACAGGCTGTTCGACGTGGACGACCTGCTGGCCAATACGGCCGGAGGCATCGTCGGCTACGTTGCGGCGGAATGGCTGTCGAGGGTGCTGCCGGCGGTCGACAAGCTGGACGAAAATGTCGACCTGTCGAAAAAAAGGGTGATTTACACGCGCAGAGGCCTGGCCTTTATGCTGGACTGGATGATCCTGCTGCCTGCCCATGTCGCGTTTTACGCCTTGGGGATTCCGGTCCCGTATATCGTCCTTATCGTCTTCTACTTTATCGTCCTGCCCTATTTCACCGAGGGAAGGACATTCGGCAAGTGGATGGTGCGCATCCGGCTGAAGGGGAAGGGAGAACGGATCGGCATCGGCGAGCTCGGCGCCCGTTACGGCCTGCTGTATGTCCTGGCGGGAGGGCCGAACGTGCTGTTCGTCGTCTACGGCGTTCGCTATTTTCCGAAAGCCTTGCTGATGCTGTACGCCGTCGGCCTGTTCGCGCTCAATGCGGCGTTTGCCGTTCATTTGCTGAAGTGCCTGTTCAACCGGAACCGGCGTCTTTTTTACGAGGTTCGGAGCGGGACGAGCCATGCGGTGGACGGACCGGGGGATCGGGCGGAAGCCGGCAAAAAGGATGAAAACTGA
- a CDS encoding ATP-binding protein: MHWTENSQPSRKSDVHLSQLASVGQIAAGIAHEVKNPLTAVKGFLQLLKERNEQKYIEIAQSELENAIAVLQNLLQMSKPDLEEPFVSLDLTVELESLTQLFQDQFYRVTVVKHFQHPGTFIVCKKNQIKKALFNLLKNAFEAIPDKGTITIGQSASESEVTIYIQDNGSGIPKKKLELLGTPFFTTKENGTGMGLTFVFSVIHQNNGTIKVESEESVGTKFTISFPLTKDDSVRREAAVLLQLERTENGSLKEFFEHNRSAFEERLLAEAVNVREKIDEIMAIGNIDLVANAHKLVLYIVEGREHEVVSFARTEGISWAKHSLTLAFKLEWIQAVRRVMWNFLYNYDLMNDYLGSKEQFYDLEKRINELMDLFLSHFFMSYSQFKDNLIRAQQEIVEDLSVPIIPVTPSTAILPLIGDVDLHRSAAIEDKVISHLGDRRIESLIIDLSGVLKMEAEVIVRLIRMIDGIKMMGCQTTITGLRPKTVKIMISSDLTFTHKAMTKGTLQQALAEHLLQDKDAKGA, from the coding sequence ATGCACTGGACCGAAAATTCGCAACCGTCAAGAAAAAGCGACGTTCATCTGAGCCAACTGGCATCGGTAGGCCAAATTGCTGCGGGGATCGCCCATGAGGTCAAAAATCCGTTGACGGCCGTTAAAGGCTTTCTGCAGCTGCTGAAAGAACGAAACGAACAAAAATATATCGAGATCGCCCAAAGCGAGTTGGAAAACGCGATCGCGGTGCTGCAAAACCTGCTTCAAATGTCCAAGCCCGATCTGGAAGAGCCCTTCGTATCGCTCGACCTGACCGTGGAGCTGGAGTCGCTGACCCAGCTGTTCCAGGATCAATTTTACCGCGTCACGGTCGTCAAACATTTTCAACATCCGGGCACCTTTATCGTCTGCAAGAAAAACCAGATCAAAAAAGCGCTGTTCAATTTGCTGAAGAACGCCTTCGAAGCCATACCGGACAAGGGCACGATCACGATCGGGCAGTCCGCCTCCGAAAGCGAAGTCACGATATACATACAGGATAACGGCAGCGGAATTCCGAAAAAAAAGCTCGAACTGCTGGGCACTCCTTTTTTCACGACGAAAGAAAACGGAACCGGCATGGGGTTGACGTTCGTCTTTTCGGTCATTCATCAGAATAACGGCACGATCAAAGTGGAAAGCGAAGAAAGCGTCGGAACGAAATTCACGATTTCGTTTCCTCTTACAAAGGACGATAGCGTCAGAAGAGAGGCGGCGGTATTGTTGCAGTTGGAAAGGACCGAGAACGGCAGCTTGAAGGAGTTTTTCGAACATAACCGGAGCGCTTTCGAGGAAAGGCTGCTCGCGGAAGCGGTCAACGTGCGGGAAAAAATCGACGAAATCATGGCGATCGGCAACATCGATTTGGTGGCTAACGCCCACAAGCTCGTGCTGTACATCGTCGAAGGCAGAGAGCACGAGGTCGTCTCGTTCGCCAGAACGGAAGGAATCAGCTGGGCCAAGCATTCCCTGACCCTCGCGTTCAAGCTGGAATGGATTCAGGCCGTGCGGCGCGTGATGTGGAACTTTCTCTACAACTACGATCTGATGAACGACTATCTGGGCAGCAAGGAGCAGTTTTACGATTTGGAAAAGCGCATCAACGAATTGATGGATCTGTTTCTGAGCCATTTTTTCATGAGCTATTCCCAGTTCAAGGACAACTTGATCCGCGCGCAGCAGGAGATCGTGGAGGATCTTTCCGTCCCCATCATCCCGGTTACGCCTTCGACCGCCATTTTGCCGCTGATCGGCGACGTCGACTTGCACCGGTCGGCCGCGATCGAGGACAAAGTCATTTCGCATCTGGGCGACCGCCGGATCGAATCGTTGATCATCGACCTTTCCGGCGTCTTGAAGATGGAGGCCGAAGTGATCGTCCGCCTCATTCGCATGATCGACGGAATTAAAATGATGGGCTGCCAAACGACGATCACGGGGCTCAGGCCGAAAACCGTAAAGATCATGATTTCTTCGGACCTTACGTTTACGCATAAAGCGATGACCAAAGGAACGCTGCAGCAGGCGCTGGCCGAGCATTTGCTGCAAGACAAAGACGCGAAAGGCGCTTGA
- a CDS encoding PepSY domain-containing protein: MKNKRNMRIIALSAAVIALGAAGIGAVSTSFAADKKLIGVERAKQLALAAVDGQVESIELDRDFGQVYYDVDIEKNRREYEVRIDAYTGKTLRSGLDDDDDDDGRVRQSAVIVESAGSTGSEASAAGSAYGNGAANGTAAGGGTAGNGSPAGVSSASGTASASGKTPISAEQAAKIAAEQVSGTVVRAKLESDDGVRHYEVKFRTARGEAEVEVHTDTGSILSIEYDDDDDDDDDDDDVDFDDNFDDDFDDRDDD; the protein is encoded by the coding sequence ATGAAGAACAAGAGGAACATGCGCATTATCGCTCTGTCCGCAGCCGTCATCGCGCTTGGAGCCGCCGGCATCGGCGCCGTGTCGACGAGCTTCGCGGCGGACAAAAAACTCATCGGCGTCGAACGGGCGAAGCAGCTGGCGCTTGCGGCCGTGGACGGCCAGGTCGAGAGCATCGAATTGGACCGGGATTTCGGCCAGGTTTACTATGACGTTGATATCGAGAAAAACCGCCGGGAGTACGAAGTCCGCATCGACGCCTACACCGGGAAAACGCTGCGTTCGGGACTCGACGACGATGACGACGATGACGGCCGCGTTCGCCAATCGGCGGTCATCGTCGAATCGGCAGGCTCGACGGGCAGCGAAGCCAGCGCGGCCGGCAGCGCGTACGGGAACGGCGCGGCCAACGGCACCGCAGCTGGCGGCGGCACGGCAGGCAACGGTTCCCCCGCGGGGGTCAGCTCGGCGAGCGGCACGGCAAGCGCCTCCGGCAAAACGCCGATTTCGGCGGAGCAAGCCGCTAAAATTGCCGCCGAACAAGTATCCGGAACCGTTGTGCGCGCCAAGCTGGAGTCCGACGACGGCGTACGCCATTACGAGGTCAAATTCAGAACGGCCCGGGGCGAAGCCGAGGTGGAGGTGCATACCGATACCGGCAGCATTCTTTCCATCGAATATGATGACGACGATGACGACGACGATGATGACGACGACGTTGATTTCGACGATAACTTCGACGATGACTTCGACGATCGCGACGACGATTGA
- a CDS encoding PepSY domain-containing protein produces MNKRQRWIAGLGGLAVAAIVAILIWKPWTGEAVALSREAAERAVLARYPGIVSETTKSGGVYRMRLQTDRGLYEVEADAYSGEIVYLQLIEAAAAEPSPSGGTEQSPPASGSEAAPPPPAGGGNGTATAAPGGSAPPPPPPASGGQTEAPGESAGEPPALLAPAKAKSLAAAHVAGEIEDAELKRTADGGAYYLVEIDVDDGRDAIVQVHAISGAIMSVTWDDENDSDDDADDDDDA; encoded by the coding sequence ATGAACAAACGACAACGTTGGATCGCCGGGCTGGGCGGATTGGCCGTCGCCGCGATCGTCGCGATTTTGATCTGGAAGCCGTGGACGGGAGAAGCCGTCGCGCTGTCCCGGGAAGCGGCGGAACGTGCGGTGCTCGCCCGCTATCCCGGCATCGTTTCGGAAACGACCAAATCCGGCGGGGTATACCGGATGCGCCTGCAAACGGACCGGGGGCTGTATGAGGTAGAGGCCGACGCCTACAGCGGTGAGATCGTCTATTTGCAGCTGATCGAAGCCGCGGCCGCCGAGCCCTCTCCCTCCGGCGGCACGGAACAAAGCCCGCCCGCTTCCGGTTCGGAGGCGGCGCCGCCTCCCCCTGCCGGCGGCGGCAACGGAACCGCGACCGCGGCGCCCGGCGGGTCCGCGCCTCCGCCTCCGCCTCCCGCTTCCGGCGGCCAAACGGAAGCGCCGGGGGAAAGCGCGGGGGAACCGCCCGCCTTGCTTGCGCCGGCCAAAGCGAAGTCGCTCGCCGCGGCCCACGTCGCCGGGGAAATCGAAGATGCCGAATTGAAAAGGACCGCGGACGGCGGCGCCTACTATCTGGTCGAGATCGACGTCGACGACGGCAGGGACGCCATCGTGCAGGTCCATGCGATTTCCGGCGCGATTATGTCCGTCACATGGGATGACGAAAACGATTCGGACGACGATGCCGACGATGACGACGACGCCTGA
- a CDS encoding sensor histidine kinase, producing MKLTNKIHLYSSLLFTVLLVVMNATIYLVFSRLSIDSEIRQAETEAAASANGILQSIGTIGLPDLLRAYVPANGMLQVVTGPGESYAPVTSPSQSALSKRESSYFPQKTTDMFEHGGERYALVSVPVIWTDGSVANVQITQSLQETTDNLRTLRLVLIVVTAIALVPVVASSRLLGRLIALPIRSMTGTMRDIRRSGRFKRLELDTSSKDELTEMGQTFNRMIDLLESNFEKQEQFVSNASHELKTPLTVIESYASLLKRKGMERPDLFAESIEAIHSEAIRMRELTERLLLLARNKEQWNAKAVRLDLAELAAATVGAFRNAYRRDVHLEGAEEPIFVRTDEHLLKQLMFIFLDNARKYSEEPIAVAIGASGETPSAWIRIADRGVGIPKQDLSKVFDRFYRVDTARSRQTGGFGLGLSLAKEIAEAIGAELAMDSLEGVGTTVTISLPDRP from the coding sequence ATGAAGCTGACGAACAAAATCCATCTTTATTCGTCCCTTTTGTTTACCGTGCTGCTCGTCGTCATGAATGCGACGATCTACCTCGTCTTTTCCCGGCTGTCGATCGACAGCGAAATCCGCCAGGCGGAAACCGAAGCCGCCGCAAGCGCGAACGGCATTCTGCAAAGCATCGGAACGATCGGCCTGCCGGATTTGCTGCGCGCATACGTGCCCGCGAACGGCATGCTGCAAGTCGTCACCGGGCCGGGCGAAAGCTATGCACCGGTCACTTCTCCGTCGCAATCGGCTTTGAGCAAACGCGAAAGCTCGTATTTTCCGCAAAAAACGACCGATATGTTCGAACACGGCGGCGAGCGATACGCGCTTGTGTCGGTTCCGGTCATATGGACGGATGGCAGCGTCGCCAACGTGCAGATTACGCAAAGCCTGCAGGAGACGACGGACAATCTGCGGACGCTTCGGCTCGTTTTGATCGTCGTCACCGCCATCGCGCTCGTTCCCGTCGTCGCCTCCAGCCGCCTGCTCGGCAGGCTAATCGCGCTGCCGATTCGTTCGATGACCGGCACGATGCGGGACATCCGGCGGAGCGGCCGATTCAAACGGCTTGAGCTGGACACCTCTTCCAAAGACGAGCTTACGGAAATGGGCCAAACGTTCAACCGGATGATCGACCTGCTGGAAAGCAATTTCGAAAAGCAGGAGCAGTTCGTTTCGAACGCCTCGCACGAATTGAAAACCCCTTTGACGGTCATCGAAAGCTATGCGAGCCTGCTGAAACGAAAAGGCATGGAGCGTCCGGATCTGTTCGCCGAATCGATCGAAGCGATTCATTCGGAAGCGATCCGCATGCGAGAATTGACCGAGCGCCTGCTGCTGCTCGCCCGAAACAAGGAGCAGTGGAACGCGAAGGCGGTCAGGCTCGATCTTGCGGAACTGGCGGCGGCGACGGTCGGCGCCTTCCGCAACGCGTACCGGCGCGACGTTCATCTGGAAGGAGCCGAAGAGCCGATATTCGTTCGAACGGACGAGCATTTGCTGAAGCAGCTGATGTTTATTTTTCTGGACAATGCCCGAAAATACAGCGAAGAGCCGATTGCCGTGGCGATAGGCGCCTCCGGCGAAACGCCTTCGGCCTGGATTCGCATCGCCGACCGCGGCGTCGGCATTCCGAAGCAGGATTTGTCGAAGGTGTTCGACCGTTTTTACCGGGTGGACACGGCGCGCAGCAGGCAAACCGGCGGTTTCGGCCTCGGCTTGTCGCTGGCGAAGGAAATCGCCGAAGCGATCGGCGCGGAACTGGCGATGGACAGCCTGGAGGGCGTCGGAACGACGGTGACGATATCGCTTCCGGATCGGCCATAG